The following are from one region of the Treponema denticola genome:
- a CDS encoding histidine phosphatase family protein — MKLFVVRHGETDWNSKMMACGVSEALLTEKGKNQAKELAERLAAEHDKNKIRVIYVSPLKRAVATAAYIEKALGIKAKIDERLKEINFGTFEGEDWRKPEFLKITDNPFFRFSQGESLVQTAYRAYGMIEEVKAKHKNENVLFVCHGMISTMICTYFRSYSQEELEKIEIKNCQLLEFEL; from the coding sequence ATGAAACTTTTTGTTGTACGCCACGGTGAAACCGACTGGAATTCTAAGATGATGGCTTGCGGTGTTTCCGAAGCCTTGCTTACCGAAAAAGGAAAAAACCAAGCAAAAGAACTGGCTGAACGCCTTGCTGCCGAACACGATAAAAATAAGATCAGAGTTATCTATGTGTCCCCGCTTAAAAGAGCCGTAGCAACGGCAGCTTATATCGAAAAAGCTTTGGGTATAAAAGCAAAAATAGATGAACGCTTAAAAGAAATAAATTTCGGAACTTTTGAAGGTGAGGATTGGAGGAAGCCCGAATTTTTAAAAATAACCGACAATCCTTTTTTTAGATTTTCGCAAGGAGAGTCCTTAGTACAAACTGCATATCGTGCCTATGGTATGATTGAAGAAGTCAAAGCAAAACACAAAAATGAAAATGTGCTTTTTGTTTGTCACGGAATGATAAGCACTATGATTTGCACATATTTTAGATCTTATTCACAAGAAGAATTGGAAAAGATAGAAATCAAGAACTGCCAGCTTCTTGAATTTGAACTATAA
- a CDS encoding YjiH family protein codes for MSDEKRNGTAVPEGKTEPKTIIRFVVYSLIGIFMFFIPIAIGGKKTIPLDHIVGLIQKIPYYAKYWGLLLCCVGVVFPFVTGAWKKTKVKMVFSFINILAIPFAIMTVFNVGPEALLAKGMLPFIYGKIVVPVTTIVPIGSVFLAFIVGYGLMEFVGVFMRPVMKPVWKTPGRSAIDAVASFVGSYSIALLITNRVYKEGKYTNKEAAIIATGFSTVSATFMIIVAKTLGFMEYWNFYFWTTVIVTFIVTAITARIYPLSKKADSYYENQKGDIETDVKGNKFKIALGEAVNVCSSAPSLPQNVKINLLDGIKLAIGLAPSLMAIGSLGLIIAKYTPVFDIIGYIFVPFTWLIQLPEPVLAAKALATSIAEMFLPAPLVASASAGTRLVVAVACVSEILFFSASIPCMMSTEIPLKMKDYLIIWVERVILSILLTAPFVYLFTYIIAK; via the coding sequence ATGAGTGACGAAAAAAGAAACGGAACAGCTGTTCCCGAAGGAAAGACGGAACCGAAAACTATAATCCGGTTTGTAGTTTATAGTTTGATCGGTATTTTTATGTTTTTTATTCCGATTGCAATCGGCGGAAAAAAGACGATTCCATTGGATCATATTGTGGGATTGATTCAAAAGATTCCCTATTATGCAAAATACTGGGGGCTTTTGCTTTGCTGTGTGGGCGTAGTTTTTCCATTTGTAACGGGGGCATGGAAAAAGACCAAGGTAAAAATGGTATTTTCCTTTATCAACATTCTTGCAATCCCCTTTGCAATTATGACGGTATTCAATGTAGGGCCTGAAGCTCTTTTAGCCAAAGGAATGCTGCCTTTTATATACGGTAAGATTGTCGTTCCCGTTACTACAATTGTTCCTATAGGCTCGGTATTTTTGGCCTTTATCGTAGGTTACGGTCTCATGGAATTTGTAGGCGTCTTTATGCGCCCTGTAATGAAGCCCGTCTGGAAAACTCCCGGCCGCAGTGCTATTGATGCCGTAGCTTCTTTTGTAGGAAGTTATTCGATAGCCTTGCTCATTACAAATCGAGTTTACAAAGAAGGAAAATACACAAACAAGGAAGCTGCAATTATCGCTACGGGTTTTTCGACCGTGTCCGCAACCTTTATGATAATAGTTGCAAAAACCCTCGGTTTCATGGAATATTGGAACTTCTATTTTTGGACAACGGTTATAGTAACCTTTATCGTAACGGCAATTACTGCAAGAATATATCCTCTATCCAAAAAAGCCGACTCCTATTATGAAAATCAAAAGGGCGATATCGAAACCGATGTAAAGGGGAATAAATTTAAAATTGCCTTGGGAGAAGCCGTAAATGTTTGTTCTTCAGCTCCTTCTCTTCCCCAAAATGTAAAAATAAATTTGCTTGACGGTATAAAACTTGCAATAGGTTTGGCTCCGTCTTTAATGGCAATCGGAAGTTTGGGGCTTATCATTGCAAAATATACACCTGTCTTTGACATAATCGGATATATCTTTGTGCCATTTACGTGGCTGATCCAACTGCCGGAACCTGTGCTTGCGGCAAAAGCTCTTGCGACAAGCATTGCGGAAATGTTCTTGCCTGCTCCATTAGTTGCAAGTGCCTCGGCAGGTACAAGGCTTGTAGTGGCCGTCGCCTGCGTTTCCGAAATATTATTTTTCTCGGCATCTATCCCCTGTATGATGAGTACGGAGATTCCATTAAAGATGAAGGACTATCTTATCATCTGGGTTGAAAGAGTTATCCTTTCGATTCTGCTGACGGCTCCTTTTGTATATTTGTTTACATATATAATTGCAAAATAA